The Ascidiaceihabitans donghaensis genome includes the window TGCCCGCGTCGTAGCCTTCCATTGCAGAAACCTGACGCGCATCTGTAACGCGCACGGACCCCGTGGGTAAAACGGAGCCGCCCAGTTTTTCAGCCCATGCCTGTGCGTCACCATTCACAGTCACATCCAACGGCGCCCCTGCAAAATGGGCTTGTTCGATGTGCCCCATTGCCTCTGCCCCCCAAGCGTCTGCAAGCGGACCACGCAGCCATTTGGGCAAGCGCGGGGCGCGCAGTTTGCCCCACTCTTCTGGCCCTTTTGCCGCAACCTTGCGCAGCACCGCATTGGTCAGACCTTTCATTTTGCCGTAGCGCTTGTGTTTGGACACCAGCTCAACCATCGCATTGACAACGCCGTGTGCCGCTTCGCCCTGACACAGTTCTACCGCGCCGACGCGCAGGGCATTGTGCACCATCAAGGGGGGCGTGCGTTGCAGGTGTTTTTGTAGAACACGATCCGCACGTTCCAGCCCGCGCAGCGTTTGGGTTGCAAGGCGTTGCGCACGGGCGCGATCGCTTGCGTCCAGCTTGTCCAGTGTACCTGCGCCAAGCACCTCGGACATCAATCGCCCTTCGCCCAAGACCTGATCCAACACGTAAACGGCCGCCCGCCGCGCTTGCACACCTGTGTCAGACATTTCTCAACCCTTATATGTCATGTGTCACGGGTTGCCCCCGCCAAGACCCGGCGTATATCAAGGGGACAGCCGCAAAGGAACCCACCCCATGAGCGAAGACAGCAAAACCCAAAAGGCCCTGCCAGACGCCGCCAAACGCGCTTTGGCCGAGGCCGAAGCCCGCCGCAAAGCCGACGCAGGTCTTGATTTGCCCACAGAACTGGGTGGGCGTGACGGGCCGGAACCCGTGCGCTTTGGGGATTGGGAACGCAAAGGCATCGCTGTCGACTTTTGATTGCGATGCTTTGCGGGCTTTAGGAAAAGATGCGGTAATACAGCCAGTCCGGCAAGAAATTCGCGCCCCGAAACACCAGCGAAAAGAGCCTTGGAAAGCTCTTTTTGAACGCAGTGTCGTTCATGTGTTCAAACATCTCGCGCGCCGCCATGTCGGTTTCCATGATGAAGGGCATGTTGAAATCATTCTTGTCGGTCAGTTGCGTTTTGATGAAGCCCGGATTGCAGACTTGAACACGCACACCCGTTTTACGCAAATCGGCATACATACATTCCGCCAAAGACATTGTTGCCGCTTTTGACGCGGTGTAGCCAATGCTGCCGGGCAAGCCGCGGAACCCCGTCAGGCTTGAGGTAATGACGATGTGCCCTGCATCTTTGGAAACCATCTGCGGCACAACCTGCCCCAAGACACGCACAAAGCCTGTAAAGTTGATGTCTGCCATTGCAGTGGCTTGGTCGGCGTTCCAGTCTTTTGCACCAAACGGCCAGTAAACACCGGCCAGAAGCACGACGCCGTCCACGTCCCCCACAGCCTTTGCCGCCGACTTGACGCTGTCATCGTCTGAAATGTCCATGACCTGAACAGACGCTTTGCCTGGCAAATCCGCGACGATCGCTGCCAGTTTGTCTTCAGAACGCGCAGAGAGCACAACCTCTGAGCCGGACCTGCTGAGAAGGCGCGCCAAAGCTTCACC containing:
- a CDS encoding RsmB/NOP family class I SAM-dependent RNA methyltransferase; protein product: MSDTGVQARRAAVYVLDQVLGEGRLMSEVLGAGTLDKLDASDRARAQRLATQTLRGLERADRVLQKHLQRTPPLMVHNALRVGAVELCQGEAAHGVVNAMVELVSKHKRYGKMKGLTNAVLRKVAAKGPEEWGKLRAPRLPKWLRGPLADAWGAEAMGHIEQAHFAGAPLDVTVNGDAQAWAEKLGGSVLPTGSVRVTDARQVSAMEGYDAGIWWVQDAAAAIPAQVLAPQSGMQALDLCAAPGGKTMQMAAMGAEVTCVDISKGRMARVQENLTRTGLKARVVVQDALTLDGKYDAILLDAPCSATGTIRRHPDLPHAKDGSEFGALIDLQAQLLDHAATLLKPGGRLVFCTCSLLPDEGEVQIEEALERHADLSIDRDALKVDGVDPSWTTQEGGLRLRPDFWTDQGGMDGFYIAALRKA
- a CDS encoding DUF1674 domain-containing protein, with the translated sequence MSEDSKTQKALPDAAKRALAEAEARRKADAGLDLPTELGGRDGPEPVRFGDWERKGIAVDF
- a CDS encoding SDR family NAD(P)-dependent oxidoreductase — translated: MTSEWQGKRYWLVGASDGLGEALARLLSRSGSEVVLSARSEDKLAAIVADLPGKASVQVMDISDDDSVKSAAKAVGDVDGVVLLAGVYWPFGAKDWNADQATAMADINFTGFVRVLGQVVPQMVSKDAGHIVITSSLTGFRGLPGSIGYTASKAATMSLAECMYADLRKTGVRVQVCNPGFIKTQLTDKNDFNMPFIMETDMAAREMFEHMNDTAFKKSFPRLFSLVFRGANFLPDWLYYRIFS